In Vibrio atlanticus, the following proteins share a genomic window:
- a CDS encoding YeaH/YhbH family protein — protein sequence MAQFIDRRLNGKNKSAVNRQRFLRRHKEQIKESVADAVNRRSITNTETGEDVTIPHKDIKEPSFHQGQGGVRERVHPGNDQFITGDKIERPKGGGQGGGSGQGDASPDGEGQDEFTFQISKDEYLDILFEDLALPNLEKNQVNKITEWKTHRSGYQSAGIPSNIAIVRSLQQSLARRTAMTAGKKRELNLLMEQLDQVKMTEPAQPFEESRLKEEIAELRKKIESVPFIDTFDLRFKNYEKRPIPSSQAVMFCLMDVSGSMDQATKDIAKRFYVLLYLFLNRTYENVDVVFIRHHTQAKEVDEHEFFYSQETGGTIVSSALKLMKEIVADRYPANEWNIYAAQASDGDNWADDSPRCKELLVNTLLPTCQYYSYIEITRRSHQTLWHEYEKLEASFDNFAMKNIKTVDDIFPVFRELFQKETA from the coding sequence ATGGCACAATTTATCGATCGGAGGCTCAATGGCAAGAATAAGAGTGCTGTGAATAGACAGCGTTTCTTACGACGCCATAAAGAGCAAATCAAAGAATCTGTGGCCGATGCAGTCAACCGACGCTCAATCACCAATACTGAAACCGGTGAAGACGTCACTATTCCTCATAAAGACATCAAAGAGCCAAGCTTTCACCAAGGTCAAGGCGGCGTAAGAGAACGCGTTCACCCAGGTAATGACCAGTTCATCACGGGCGATAAAATTGAACGCCCTAAAGGTGGCGGTCAAGGTGGTGGCTCAGGCCAGGGTGACGCAAGCCCTGATGGCGAAGGCCAAGATGAATTTACATTCCAAATTTCAAAAGATGAATATCTTGATATTCTCTTCGAAGATTTAGCTCTGCCTAATCTAGAGAAGAATCAGGTCAACAAAATCACCGAATGGAAAACACACCGCTCTGGTTACCAAAGCGCGGGGATTCCATCTAATATCGCTATCGTTCGTTCACTGCAACAATCTCTGGCTCGTAGAACCGCGATGACAGCAGGTAAAAAGCGCGAGCTCAACCTACTGATGGAGCAACTTGACCAAGTAAAAATGACAGAACCAGCACAACCTTTCGAAGAGAGTCGTTTAAAAGAAGAGATTGCCGAGTTACGTAAAAAAATTGAAAGCGTGCCATTTATTGACACCTTCGACCTGCGTTTTAAAAACTACGAGAAGCGCCCTATTCCATCTAGCCAAGCCGTTATGTTCTGCCTAATGGACGTATCTGGCTCAATGGATCAAGCCACCAAAGACATCGCTAAGCGCTTTTATGTGTTGCTCTACCTGTTCTTGAACCGTACTTATGAAAACGTCGATGTAGTGTTTATTCGTCACCATACTCAGGCTAAAGAAGTCGACGAACACGAGTTCTTCTATTCGCAAGAAACTGGCGGCACCATCGTTTCTAGTGCACTGAAACTAATGAAAGAAATTGTCGCAGATCGTTATCCTGCTAATGAGTGGAATATCTACGCAGCACAAGCTTCTGATGGAGATAACTGGGCGGATGACTCGCCTCGCTGTAAAGAACTGCTGGTCAATACGCTATTGCCGACTTGCCAATATTACTCGTACATCGAGATTACGCGCCGTTCACACCAAACGCTTTGGCACGAGTACGAGAAGCTAGAAGCAAGCTTCGATAACTTCGCCATGAAGAACATTAAAACGGTGGATGATA